The genomic stretch agacaaaaatgaggaaataaaccACCATTTGAAACCCAATGAGGTAAGCAGACAGACTGCAACTAAAGGTCCTTGCTTCAGGAAGAACTGGAGACAAACTCATTGAAAAGAGAAATGTGAGGGGCTACCTGCATCACCCTTTTCTCCTCCCAATCTGATATCCGTATGTTCCTTACCTGTAAGACTGCAGAATGTCAATAATGCCAATATAAAGCAGCAGCCTTTCCCCTTTAATATTCCGGGCAGGGATGCCACCCATACTgaagaaaacaagaaggaaagagtAAGGAAATATTTTGATAAGCAGGTAGAGGCTACTTCTAATCTAAGTCTAATCAGGGAACAGAACTAAAACTCAAATACAACTGTTCCCATCTTCCATAAACCCAGAAGAGTGGGACCCTTTTCCCAATCCCAAGAACCATGCTGCGGTATATATTATAATCTCTTTCCCGTCAAATCTCATTTGACTGCCTCCTCCACCCCAATTCCACCAAACACAATCTAAAATCACCCTTACACAGCAATATTGGGAATGCTCTCCCCCAAATTAACTCTCAACTTTCTATTTTTGTATCTTATCTTAACTTAATCCCACTATCATGCCATGGCATACCTTAAAAATGAAACTACCTAAAAGATATCTGTGGTAATTCAGTAACTACATTTCCCTGGCAATCCATGATGGTCCTTCAATCAAGAAATCTATAGGAAATAGATTTGGTAAATAGGCTCTGaatataagcttttttttttttttttaaagtcttttaattTTAGATCTCTCTCCTTCCCAGATGTATGACAAACcccaaatttaaaacatttccctttcttttgtaTTCCTAAGGAAGTTGTTTCCACAGTTCTGTAAGCATTAGTGTTGACTTTGCTGTTGAATCAATCCTACTTTTTTCTGGAAGCTAGGTCCCTTCCTCAAAAGAAAAGAGCTCTGAGCCAAAGCTCTCTTTCCTGTTGCCCGAGCCCACTCACTGGTCATCGGTCTCCATAGTGCCACCCCGCCGAGCCTCCCCTTGGATGGATTCCATGGCTGTGGAATAGAGAGCCTTTTGAGGGGCTGGTCTCCGACTGTCAACTGAGTATTGTGCTTCATTGCCTAAGGGTTCTCGTTGTGCATGATCTATGTTGTGGATTGACATCAAAAGGCTATAATCCATTATCTTGAAGCTCTGCAGCAcctaaggaaggaaaaaacatgaTCTGAGCCTTGGGAAatataaggattttttttccagGATCTCACAGCTTTCATGATCTTGAACATGAATCTCCAGCACTAATTAAAGGATTAGTCTTTGTTCCTCCTACTCCTTGGAGAAGAGCATATTCATCTTCCATGGCCTTTCTTTCTTTACATCCTCCTAGCAATGTCTcatttaaggaaatacaaattattttttcaagtcCCACTGCCTAGCCCACAAGACcctctttatttgttctttcatcttttcAAAAAAATAGCAATATATTCTCAAGGAAACAAGGAATATTTATTTGTGCTGTATAGAATCCATAAGGAGGTTCTGAGAAAAGTACACTTCATGAAAGAGCAGTTGTTGCAGGATCTTATATTAGCAGCTTCAATTCAATATTTACTGAATCCCCATCCACTGAGCCCAGTTATGGGGAAGGAAAAAGTTTCTGTTTTCAAGGATATTATAATTTAGGAAGgggaaacaaatataaaataaatacagtacAGTCATATATGTAATGATGGAGGCATGTACATGAGAAAGGAATAATATAGAGGAAACCAGAAGGTATTACATAAACAGGTTAATGAAGGATAAATTGGAGAGAAAAGAAGTCCAGGTAAATTAAGGAAGTTAATAATACTGACCTGTAAGTGTGAAATGGCATGTCATGGGCAAGGAAATATAATTTGGTATTGCAGGAACATAAAATGTAAAGGGTAGGTAGATGTGGTAGATTAGAGAGGTTGGCAAGGgcaagaaaattacaggcttAATATGTCATGTTAAGGAACCTGGACTATACACTGTAGTTCAAGCAACCCTCTTCCCACTCCAAAACAGAGTACACTACCATTAACTTCAGTATCTCAATTTGGTGACACAGCTCAACCACAGGTATTTTGGTAGGGGGGTAGCACGGGGgataaagaaagcacaggactgATTCTTGGGTACAGTTTGCTGAATATGGCTAGTTCTTGTAACcaaagaagccaaacaaaaatAGGCATTATCCTGGAAGTAAATGTAAAGCGTGCAAGAAGGGGAGAGATTGACAACACTAAGGAAGGAGCAGACGAAGATGATCCTGTAAAAGTAGTCTgagaaagaacaaacagaaatGCAGAGAAATCAGTAGGGAAAGGTGTCAAAAAACCCAAAAGAAGGTATGTTGAGAAGGAAACAGTCAACTGTCAAACACTTTAAAAAGTTCAAGGAAGGACTGAGACATACTCTCTATTTGGTATCTAGGTGGTCACGGGGAAGAGTAGTTTTATTGAAGTGGCAAGAAGAAAAGCCAGTAAACAGCAGGCTGAGGCAGGAATAGGagttgagaaaggaaaagaagaaatagagctATCACTAGACAGaggaattctttttaaaaaatcctctcctagatatacaaatggccaataaacacatgaagatgctcaacatgattaTTCATTAGAAAACTGCAAATCAAAATATGAGATAcctacttcatacccactaggatgactattattaacaaaacagaaagtaagtgttggcaaggatgtggagaaataggaatcccACCCACTGTTGgtgtaaatgtaaaatggtgcagccactatggaaaattttggcagttcctcagaaagttaaacatagaactaccatataacctggcaatcccacttctaggtatacactgaaaagaattgaaagcaggaccccaacaggtatttgtacaccagtgttcatagctgcattattcacaattgccaaaaggtggaagcaactcacatgtccatcaatggaagaatggataaacaacatgtggcataaacatacagtagaatatcattcagccaaaaaaaggaatgaagttctgatacatgctataacaacatcatgttgcatgaaataagtcaaacacaaaaaaacagataacgtatggtttcacttatatgaaatacttagaataagcaaattcacagagacaaaaaagtagattacaggttaccagcagCTAGACGGGGAGAGGGGAATGAGGAATTACTGCTTATTGATACAACTTCTGTTTGGGATGatcaaaaagttttggtaatgaacgGTGGTGACagaatattgtaaatgtaatcaaaGTCACTGAATTGTAATGAAAGGGATTAAAATAGggaattttgtgttgtatatatgttaccacaataaaaagaattCTTCCCTAATGCAAAGATAGAAGAGATAAGCTATttgcatatagaaaaaaaaaagagctagtaGAGGccagaggaggaaaagggagaaagtGATGGAACAGGGTCCTatggaaacagaaggaaatggATCCAGAGCACAAAAGGGATTGATCTTGAATAAGCCACCAAGTTGGGAAGAAAGGAGATTAGGgatagctttttttaaaagtgtagATAAAATTATAGACTGTCAAGCAAAATGGGATGGGGACAGGATAGAAAGTTGAGGATATTTGCTGGGAAACAAAAGAATTAGATAGGAGTTGGATAATGGTTTGAAGAGAGTGACAAACATCTGAAATGCTGCTGAGAGAAATAGGAAATGGATTGTTGAACAATACTGAGGGCCTAGGTAGAGCAGGATATCATAATCTGTAAATTTATGCCAGTATACACAGTTATGTGATTTCTTCAGCAGCACTCAGTTCCTAAGACACAAGTCTGGAGAAGGCAAATAGGACCAACATCTGATGAATTATGGTGCTGGTACAAAAATAAGTAGGACATCTGACTTCAGGCCCAGGCTGGGTAGAGAAGGAAATGAAGTTAGGTTGGGGGAATGATGaacaggaagaaatttaaaaggttAAGACATGGCAATGAACTAatgtaaaagttatttaaaatgagGACTGGGACATACGGAGCTAAAGAACAGACTTAATACCCAAGAACAACCAGGCTGTTTTAGTGATTGAGATTTTTGGTGTCTGAGAGGAGGGAAATATGACAAACTCACCAAACAGTCACGCTGCAGCGTCTTACATAGAGCATTGTACATGTCGGCATCCAAGAAAAGACCATCAGGGATGTCTTGTAAGAAGTCCAGGTCTTTAAATGTGGGAAGATGCTTCTCTCGCTCTTTTTGGGAAGCCCGTCGTTTGTAGGTTGAGCCCTTGAGGTCATATTTGACATGCATTTTAACTGATCGTGGTAAGAGATTGTTCATCACTACGATTCGAATGTTCTTACCACCTGCCTGCACACAGTACAGCCCATAAAATTTAGGCAACAAAGTCCGAGGATTCTGGTTGAGGTTCTGAGAGTACAAAAGTAAAAAGCAGATATTTTATGGTGtcattatatgaaatatttggaataagcaaattcatagaaacaaaaGGTTAGTGGATTTTCAATGAAACTCAAGGGAAGAGTTACCCTTTAGGTTGCAAAGTCTAAGCCAAATAGcacttaaaatagaaaagataaacaaaatccCTTTTAGCCATTGAGACAATAGAGATGGGACAAAAAGTACAAAAACAAATTATGTCCTCAAGACTCCTCCCCAGCATTGTTCCAGAAGCAGTCTGACCAGGCTTTTCTCTGCCTCACCATATAGTATCCTGGAAGTAGCTTCTGCAGAAACTCCGCCTCTTTATGCTGGACTGTCTTAATGATGAATTCGTCATCACTGGACACGTAGAAGAGGGAGCCACTCGCCCCAGAGCTGCAAAGTTCAATCAGCGGCTCACTGCAGAGAGAGTACTGGGGCCCAGAGAGAAGACAGTAGTAAGAGGTTCAGAGACACAAGCGCCTGCCCAACCAGAAATCAACTAGGgatatatttctttctaaaaaaaaaactagagagtATCCCTCTGATACTGGAGTTACAGGATCCTTAAATCCAGAAGCTCACCAAGTAATCATCAGGTCGGATTCCAAATAACTCCCGAAAATAGCGAAAGGCAACAGGTGCATAGGTCTTGAAACGAAAGTCACTGTAGTGATGAGCAGGGGTCAGGTTGCTCCCTTCGCTGTGGGATCAAATAGAAGTCATAATTGCCAGTTCCTAACATCCAGGGAGTCTATCACTGGCAAGATACTTAAGAGTCACCAGGCATCCACAGGCAGGCTAATACCTCCCTCCTGAGAGAACCAGAGGGATCAGATAAGTCAGTTACTTTGTGAGACAGGCACAATGTGGGGATTAAGACATGGGCACAGGAAACCCACATCACCCTGATTTGCCTCGCTGGATTAAAACCAGGATAAGGATGGAAAGGTGACCACATTAGTCAGTCCTGAACCCCTCAAACTGCCCTGGGACTGATGTGAAAAAAGCCACACTTTTCAGGACATTTCACTGAACATTAACCTCTGTACCTGGGGAAGAATATACTCTCCACAACGTAGAAGTCTTGCATGAGGACATCCCGTTCTGGTTTGGTACTCAGGCTCCCCACAGTGTGAGTGATGCCTAATTGGATGGCACCTTTCAAAGCCGATGAGGTTGTCTGAAAAAcagatgagaaaggagaggaaagttTCTAGTATTAAGTCTGACCATAAAAGCAAAAACCCAGGAGGAGCTAGAGGGAACACTTGAAAGCAACACTTCCTAGTTTAGACTAGGTTAGGGTCATCCAATTTCTCCATCTTAGTGCTTTACATGGCAGTTTACACCTGGTAAAGACTGGAAGGGCAGTGAAGATACAAAATGGCAAAGGTGAGACAGTCTGAGACAGCCTCAGCTAGGCAACGTGTTCCCTCCTAACAGCTTGCCTAAACAAGAGTTCCATATCTATACTTGGAGGGTACATTGTATtaacagaaaaatctcaggtCTCACTCCTAAAGTGagtctccaaatattttattcatctgaCATAGAATGTCATGAAAATTAACCAATACTCTGACTGACTACCTGGCTACAGAAGTTTCAGTCCTCTAAGGCAAGACCTGATTAATGTCCCAAGGACAATGAAGTAGCAAAAAGAGCTCCTAACTAAGGAAGAAAGCATGAAAAACTCAAGTTATTTCTGAGAAAGAAAGATTTAGATTTAGAATTATCATATTAAGATCAAAACACAAATACAACAGCCCCACTTTCACAATCCATGGAAAAATAGCACATCATCTacagcagccaccagccacatgtggctagttaaatataagttaattaaaattaaattgaatcaattataaaaaaaattaaattttcccttcctcagtcttactagccacatttcaagtgtggCCAGTGGTTACTACATGGGACAGCACAGATACAGCATATTTTAATCACtgtagaaagttctattggaaagCTTTGCTCTAAATGATTTCCCTTATTCCCATTTAGACATGACTTATATTTCTACTTATTCCTCACTGGGCATTAAAATTATAACTCTCCAATAaaaattcatctgtttttttctcaaTGTTCAGCATATAAAAAGAGCTCAATTAATGTCTGTTGAATTGACATGAGTCTCACAACCTATTCCAGAGGACAGTCAGGAACCTGACTGAGTACACTTCTGCTACTTGGGACAATGCAATGAAAGCAGAGAACAGACACAAGAAAAATCAATGTGGGCCAGAAACAGTACTCCAAGAACTCTTCAGGCTCTGTATCAGACAAGGTACAAATGCTAAATGGGAGGCTGGATACCATCCCTAGGGAAGCCTAGGTATCTCTAAATTTGTCCAGAACTGAAAAATCAGGATCACCCCAAGATACCTCTTCACTGTTTTTCCTTCACCAATTAAACTTTCTCTCCTTGGCTATTACTACTACTTTTCCACTCCATTTGATATCTATAGCTCAAAAAGTATTTCAGGCACTATTCAGCAGCTGAAACTGTActcttatttaaaaagaaagaaatagtgagACAGAGACAAACAGAGAGAgatagaaaggaagggaggaagggagtaaggaagaaagaagaggaaaaacccTGACCTACTTCCTATCCCTGTATCACCAGTCTGGGATATGGCCTTACTTTCATGTACATTCAACTCCAGAAGATGAAAGACTTCAAGAGACATGGGTCTCTGTGGCAAAGTAAGCAAGGCCTCATGGGCCTAGTTACATGTTTATACTTAATAGGGAAACCTAGTTTACCTAGTTTCTTCAGTTCAGTAAGAAAGCACACAATACCAGATTTGTCcattgagaacattctcatttaaatacacatacataGATGGGAGATGACTCAATATTTGCAAAGTAAATTCTGAAGTTCAAGTTGTATGATGACTATTGTGCAAAGAAATGGGATAGAATGCGGGGAATAATACCAAGGGGATAGACAGAACTGTCCCTGCCGAGTTCCTGTAGTAAGATGAGAAGGTGCCACCCAGACACACCTTTTTATATGTTGTCTCTCCTGAGGAATCAACACTTCGGTGGCCTATTTTCTTGATGGGCATGCCAGAGGCATTAGACACCTAGAAGAAGAGTCAAGATTAGTATATAATTTCCACATAATACAACAAACAGCAACTGTGATGGTAcaacatcaaaacaaaacaaatcaaacacaGCCTTTCTAGGTCAAGAACAGTTTATAAAATCTTCAACAGTTTATATAAAACCCAACCCATGCATGCACATAGCTATAGTGCTACTTCTTGACACATTAACTggctaaaaaaaagaacacagaaggGACATGTGAAAAAtgccaaagaaaattaaaaatgagtatCATTAAAGAAAAGCAGAAACTGAGGAAGTAGGGAATAACAGCTccagaagaaaatgtatataTCAGCTTACAAAAGCAAGACTAGCTAGAAACAGCTCCACAGATGACTCCTTTCAGCTTCCTTTCAGAAATTACCACCCCTTTAGCCCTCAACCCAACTTGAATGCATCTGCTCAAACTGAATTCACCAACAGAAATTATCCAGCTGCTGGGAAATGCGAGTAATTCTATAGTCCAGGAGTCATAAGACTGAGGCAATAAGATGGCGCCTCTGAAATAGGGGCGACACTGCCTCGAAGAGATTCTTGACAACGTGACAACGCTTTGTCTTCCACCCACATAACCACCTCTGAAAAAAGGGAGGAGTAAGACTAGTAGAGCGGAGCCTAGAAGGCTATTTCCAAGAATCAAGATGCCAGAGCCATAGACATGAAAGCACTCTTCATGATGTCAATGCTCATtaagttaataaaccagaagtcaaAAGGAATAGTGGAAATAGTAtactacaatttttttaaacttttcttgcCAAGGCCCTTAGTACCAGAAAACCTTCAGAATACCTGACAGATCTCCCAAGATCTGAAGCCCCAGGTCAAAAGGACCAGCAGTTTGAGGTCCTTGTTATAGAACCGAGGAGAGAGGCAAAAGGTGAGAAGAAGGTTGGGGAAATACTCCATGTGAAGAAAGTTAAGCAAACTAAAGGCGCTCTGCACAGAAAAGAGAAACTTGGGAAATTAACAACCTTTGTACAGTTCAAAGAATTTCTTCATATTCACTGGAGGTAGGTATCAGGAGGCAGTAAGAGCAAAACAGTTAAGAGAGTGGGCTTTGGTGTCAAactgcctgagtttgaatcccagcctCACCATTTATTAATTGTGTGACCTTATGCACGTTGTAGACTTCCAAGCAAGCCTCACTTTCTTCATCCATACACAGGGATAACAACAGCAACTACCTCAGAGAGAAGGTTTTCAGGATTTAATAAGAATATCTAAACACGGCACTTAGCACAGTCTTTTGTACATTAAAAATGTACTAAATAATAATGTGAGATATTAATACTCATAATAAACTGCAACAGAGGTAGAGTTGTATAATTTCTAGCCTACCAAAGAGATACATGAATCCTGTCTAGCTTCCAAGACCCAAGCAGAGGCAAACAGATGTCATAATCAGGTATACTTCTACACCAGAATTAAAAGTTTTAATAACAATTGTATCAAAATGACACTCACCTCAGATGCCACAGGTCTCTTGATTCCagatgctgttaaaaaaaaacagacaaaatacaaTTATTAATGTATACACACATGCCCACACAATCTCTATCCAGCATACTGAAATGACCtgggtttgagacaaagacagTAAAGGGCATTTAAAATCCTTATTCAATGACATACATACATTTGGATAAGGATTTTAAAtgccccttcttcctcctcctcatacTCACAGAGCCCTTATGCATATTCCATTCTTGTTCTAGCCCCTTTTCTTATTAAAGTGTTCATATTTTCTCTGGGAACTATAAATCCGTTCTTTATACATTTAACAAACAGAGTTACAGGGTCTCATTTGACACCATGGCTGAAAGAGAAAGGGCATAAGAGATACTCAAGACTCATTGGAAAACTTGAGGCTCAAttaataatcttttcttttagAGCTAAAAGGGTAAGAAATTTTAGAACATATCTATGATGCTTCACCCTTATGTAAATTTTCAAATGAAACGTAAAGAGTTGGTCTATGGAGATAAGGAGACTAAAGATGAGAAAATACAATATCCAAATAATGAAAAAGCATTCAGTGCAGGCAGAAACTGATTCTATAACCCTGTATCCTCATCCTGATTTCTGCTGTCAACTTTATCTTCAAGGACTACTGAGATATCACTTCAACCTAGTTCTATTAAAAGGGAGTAAGTATTAGCCATATTAAGGAAAATTTTATAAAGGAGTCCAAAGGGGATGGATCTTCAATAATGTAAGTTAATATCTAAGTAGGACGATCCCAGTTCCAAAACATATGTATGAATTAATGGTGAGACAGTAACAGTATTACATGGGATTTATCCCAATCAGATCTTAATTATGATTAAGGCAAATAATCAAGGACTCTCTGAATTTCTGAATATAGCTAGGCATAGAAGAGAGGTTATGAGGCCCTTGGTAGTAGAAAGACCACAGATTAAGCATTTGTGGTAAAAATAAGTACAGCAgataacagaaacagcttgagtcagccacacccctggcagagacaggatccgctgagaattaaaggcactacaCCTCTTTTACATCTGTGGGGAGCTGTGTGCTGACAAGCGCCACCAGCTGGACAGAATAGGAAACGCAGTGTCTAGAAGTTTCACGGGAGGGTCTAACAACCTGCCCAGTCTCTTTTTCAGGGAAACTTTATATAGATTACaatctccttctgagacctgggtctgcctggactgggaaaatctgattggggacgatcatatctggggagaccccctCACAAAAAGGTAACATAGGGCAGGGCAAggaccagaaaaacaagagctgaaaaattctgatcaactaaacagaggtctagaataaggtgAACTGAAcgccaaagaacagacagagaataaagccaactgtgccggtttgaatgtattatgtctcccaaaacgccattatttttgatgtaatcttgtgtgggcagatgtattggtgttgattagattgtaatcctttgagtgtttccatggaggtgggacccactcaactgtgggtgataactctgatgggatagtttctgtggaggtgaggccccgcccattcagcatgggccttgattagttcactggagtgctataaaagctcagacaggggcgagcttgctacagcgaagagggacactttgaagaacacacagaagctgagagtagctgcagatgagaaacagtttgaagacggcagctgaaagcagactcttgcttcggaaaagctgagagaaggcaaacaccccaagagcaactaagagtgacatttttgaggaacatcctgggagaaagccattttgaaaccagaactttggagcagatgccagccacgtgccttcctagctaacaggttttcgagacgccattggccatcctccagtgaagttacacaactgttgatgacttactttggacactttatggccttaagactataactgtgtaaccaaataaaccccctttataaaagccaatccatttccagtactttgcatcccagcagcattagcaaactagaacaccagccaacaagaaaaccctggtaaaacagtgaaaatgagctccagaataaaccaataaagaaaatcagatgcctagacagctaaaaacaATGAGCCATAATagcaaacacaaaaatatggaccagccaaaggaaaaaactaacacttcaattgagatacaggaattgaaacaactaattaaagatgttcaaacaaatcttctaaatcaaatcaacaagctgaaggaaaatgtggcaaaagagatgaaggataaaaagaagccactggataaccataaagaagaatgtgtatgcttgaaaaaacaaatggcagaacttacgggaatgaaaggaacaatagaagagatgaaaaacagaatggagacaTAGAACGGTAGGattgaaaagacagaagaattgatcagtgaactggagacaggacatctgaaattctatgcaaagaacagacagagaaaagaacagaaaattgagcagggtcttagggaattgaatgacaacatgaagtgcaaaaatacatgtgttatgggtgtcccagaaggagaagagaagggaaaaggggcaaaaagaataacagaagaaatagtcactgaaaatttcccaactcttatgaaagacataaaattacagattcaagaagcacagcataccccaaacagaacagatcccaatagacctactccaagacacttactgatcagactgtccaatgtcaaagaaaaagagaaaattctgaaaatggcAAGAGAAGAAGCGacccatcacatataagggaagcttgcTAAGACTATGTATgaatttctccacagaaaccatggaggtaagaaggcagtggtatgatatatttaagattctgaaagagaaaaactgccaaccaagaattctgcatct from Choloepus didactylus isolate mChoDid1 chromosome 2, mChoDid1.pri, whole genome shotgun sequence encodes the following:
- the PIP5K1A gene encoding phosphatidylinositol 4-phosphate 5-kinase type-1 alpha → MATASCGPSTVGFSSDSGVPPCTTSSASGIKRPVASEVSNASGMPIKKIGHRSVDSSGETTYKKTTSSALKGAIQLGITHTVGSLSTKPERDVLMQDFYVVESIFFPSEGSNLTPAHHYSDFRFKTYAPVAFRYFRELFGIRPDDYLYSLCSEPLIELCSSGASGSLFYVSSDDEFIIKTVQHKEAEFLQKLLPGYYMNLNQNPRTLLPKFYGLYCVQAGGKNIRIVVMNNLLPRSVKMHVKYDLKGSTYKRRASQKEREKHLPTFKDLDFLQDIPDGLFLDADMYNALCKTLQRDCLVLQSFKIMDYSLLMSIHNIDHAQREPLGNEAQYSVDSRRPAPQKALYSTAMESIQGEARRGGTMETDDHMGGIPARNIKGERLLLYIGIIDILQSYRFIKKLEHSWKALVHDGGLGLRENVPWTGGPFAGPHPNSAAIPSALQDTVSVHRPGFYAERFQRFMCSTVFKKIPLKPSPSKKFRSGSSFSRRAGPSSNAYVGQPSVSGEHKAQVTTKAEVEPGVHLGRPDVLPQTPPIEEISEDSLTSDPSFTPVVGETLQILSTSEQNTSEDLEQDSAISVISRHQSLTQQC